In one window of Nocardioides panacisoli DNA:
- the mshD gene encoding mycothiol synthase, protein MSTPDPADVDPTAVVAAVRRACRDAGEPDPLDEAADLRLVRDGLTALPHWVATDGFAVVRDEELDLAVAPHARRHGTGADLVGRAVAATPGRLTAWSHGDHPGAAALAAAYGFERVRELWVMRRPTAEPLPQAGVPDDVTVRSFRPGADEDALLAVNAAAFADHPEQGDLDRDGLAQRMAEPWFDPDDLLLAVAPDGELLGFHWTKRHDAEHGEVYVVGVAPSAQGRGLGRVLTVAGLAHLAERGIAEVHLYVEGDNTPATTLYGDLGFTRARSDTHVQYLRG, encoded by the coding sequence ATGAGCACCCCCGACCCTGCTGACGTCGACCCCACCGCCGTCGTGGCGGCCGTACGCCGCGCCTGTCGCGACGCCGGCGAGCCCGACCCGCTCGACGAGGCCGCGGACCTGCGGCTGGTCCGCGACGGCCTCACCGCGTTGCCGCACTGGGTCGCGACGGACGGGTTCGCCGTCGTGCGCGACGAGGAGCTCGACCTCGCCGTCGCCCCGCACGCGCGCCGGCACGGCACCGGGGCGGACCTCGTCGGGCGTGCGGTGGCCGCGACGCCCGGTCGCCTCACGGCCTGGTCCCACGGCGACCACCCGGGCGCGGCCGCCCTCGCCGCGGCGTACGGGTTCGAGCGCGTGCGCGAGCTGTGGGTGATGCGCCGGCCCACCGCGGAGCCACTGCCCCAGGCCGGCGTGCCCGACGACGTCACCGTCCGGTCCTTCCGCCCGGGCGCCGACGAGGACGCGCTGCTGGCGGTCAACGCCGCCGCCTTCGCCGACCACCCCGAGCAGGGCGACCTCGACCGGGACGGCCTGGCCCAGCGCATGGCCGAGCCGTGGTTCGACCCGGACGACCTGCTGCTCGCGGTCGCGCCGGACGGCGAGCTGTTGGGCTTCCACTGGACCAAGCGGCACGACGCCGAGCACGGCGAGGTGTACGTCGTGGGCGTCGCGCCCAGCGCGCAGGGACGTGGCCTCGGTCGCGTCCTGACCGTGGCCGGGCTCGCCCACCTCGCCGAGCGCGGCATCGCCGAGGTCCACCTCTACGTCGAGGGCGACAACACGCCCGCCACCACGCTGTACGGCGACCTCGGGTTCACCCGGGCCCGATCCGACACCCACGTGCAGTACCTCCGGGGCTGA